In Phaeobacter porticola, one DNA window encodes the following:
- the speB gene encoding agmatinase, with the protein MTDFNQPISGNDLARFSGPNTFMRLPQATSLDGLDVAILGVPMDIGTSWRSGTRFGPKQIRAESAMIRPYNMTSGAAPFDSLNIGDIGDLAINTFSLPDSLRIIQESYSAILASDVTPVAMGGDHSITLPILRAIAEKYGPVALVHVDAHADVNDDMFGERETHGTVFRRAYEEGLIVADKTYQIGLRGTGYGASDFKEAQSWGFQHFPASELWNRSLHGMGAEIRRDIGNRPVYVSYDIDSLDPAYAPGTGTPEIGGLTTPQALELIRALRGLNIVGCDMVEVSPPYDTSGNTALTAANLLYELLCILPGVTTK; encoded by the coding sequence ATGACTGACTTCAATCAACCGATCAGCGGCAATGATCTGGCACGGTTTTCCGGTCCGAACACCTTCATGCGGCTGCCACAGGCCACCTCGCTGGACGGGCTGGACGTAGCCATTCTGGGCGTGCCGATGGATATCGGCACCTCCTGGCGCTCTGGCACCCGCTTTGGGCCGAAGCAGATCCGCGCCGAAAGCGCGATGATCCGCCCCTACAACATGACCTCTGGCGCGGCGCCGTTCGACAGCCTGAACATTGGCGATATCGGCGATCTGGCGATCAATACGTTCTCTCTGCCCGACAGCCTGCGTATCATCCAGGAAAGCTACAGCGCCATTCTGGCCAGTGATGTGACACCGGTTGCGATGGGCGGCGACCATTCGATCACCCTGCCGATCCTGCGCGCCATTGCTGAAAAATACGGTCCCGTCGCCTTGGTCCATGTCGATGCCCATGCGGATGTGAACGACGATATGTTCGGCGAGCGCGAGACCCATGGCACCGTGTTCCGTCGTGCCTATGAGGAGGGTCTGATTGTCGCCGACAAGACCTACCAGATCGGCCTGCGTGGCACAGGTTATGGTGCCAGCGACTTTAAAGAGGCGCAAAGCTGGGGATTTCAGCATTTTCCGGCAAGCGAGCTGTGGAACCGCTCTCTGCACGGCATGGGTGCGGAAATTCGTCGCGATATCGGCAATAGGCCTGTCTACGTGTCCTATGATATTGATAGTCTTGATCCGGCATATGCACCGGGAACAGGCACGCCGGAAATCGGCGGGCTGACAACGCCGCAGGCGCTGGAATTGATCCGGGCTTTGCGGGGGCTGAATATTGTTGGGTGTGACATGGTCGAAGTGTCACCCCCCTACGACACGTCCGGCAATACGGCGCTGACGGCAGCGAACCTGCTATACGAGCTGCTGTGCATCTTGCCTGGCGTTACAACCAAATAA
- the speB gene encoding agmatinase translates to MALEDAKHMIDHAFTREDMKGLSFEITFGGATSFLRRKYTKDLTGVDIAVTGVPFDQAVTNRPGTRLGPRAIREASCLQSPDEPYGWPHKPLSTLAIADYGDLAFDHADVPAFPAALTDHIRGILATDTASVVLGGDHYISFPILKAYAEKHGPISLLQFDAHTDTWPDDNMDRIDHGTMFYKAVKMGLVDPKTSVQVGIRTTNDDTLGVNIIDAPTVHDIGPVETAKRIKAILGDRPTYLTFDIDCLDPAYAPGTGTPVWGGLTSAQASRILREIAGINIKGGDVVEVSPPFDTTGATAIAGAHVATEIICLLGWNMRDND, encoded by the coding sequence ATGGCGCTAGAAGACGCAAAGCACATGATCGATCACGCCTTTACGCGTGAGGATATGAAAGGTCTCAGCTTTGAGATCACCTTTGGTGGAGCGACCTCCTTTCTGCGACGCAAATATACCAAGGATCTGACCGGGGTGGATATCGCGGTCACGGGCGTGCCGTTTGATCAGGCGGTGACCAACCGGCCCGGAACACGGCTGGGTCCCCGCGCAATCCGCGAGGCGTCTTGCCTGCAAAGCCCGGACGAACCCTATGGCTGGCCACATAAACCGCTGAGCACACTGGCCATTGCCGATTATGGTGATCTGGCTTTCGATCACGCGGATGTTCCGGCATTTCCGGCGGCGTTGACGGATCATATTCGCGGTATTCTGGCGACCGACACGGCCTCGGTCGTCTTGGGTGGGGATCATTATATCAGCTTTCCGATCCTCAAGGCCTATGCCGAGAAACACGGCCCGATCTCGCTGTTGCAGTTTGATGCCCATACCGACACCTGGCCCGACGACAATATGGACCGGATCGACCATGGGACCATGTTCTACAAGGCCGTGAAAATGGGCCTTGTGGATCCGAAAACATCCGTTCAGGTCGGGATCCGCACCACCAATGACGATACGCTGGGTGTGAACATCATCGACGCGCCCACCGTGCATGACATCGGCCCGGTTGAGACCGCGAAACGGATCAAGGCGATCCTTGGCGACCGGCCGACCTATCTGACCTTCGATATTGACTGTCTTGATCCAGCCTATGCGCCGGGCACCGGCACGCCGGTTTGGGGCGGGCTGACCTCGGCGCAGGCGTCGCGCATCCTGCGCGAGATTGCAGGCATCAATATCAAAGGCGGCGACGTGGTGGAGGTTTCCCCTCCGTTTGACACCACCGGCGCCACCGCCATCGCAGGCGCCCATGTGGCGACCGAAATTATCTGCCTTCTTGGCTGGAATATGAGAGACAATGACTGA
- a CDS encoding M20 aminoacylase family protein, whose translation MPVVNRIADYADEMKTWRRHLHQIPELALDLPKTAAFVAERLREFGVDELHEGIATSGMVAIINGQGNDAGDGPTIGLRADMDALPIPEETGVDYVSGHAGNMHACGHDGHTTMLLGAAKYLAETRNFKGRVALIFQPAEEAIGGARIMVEEGIMERFNIGEVYALHNAPGLPVGAFATTPGPLMAAVDTFHINIQGVGGHGAMPHETRDPVMAACGMAQAIQTIVSRNHYALDDLVVSVTQIHTGTVDNVIPDTAYINGTVRTFDPRVQEMVMRRMKEIVAGQAASYGVEAELDYEVGYPATINDASKTGFAASVAGEVAGPENVEAEAGREMGAEDFSYMLQARPGAYLFLGQGDSAGLHHPKYDFNDEIAPIGASFFARLVERAQPAVNASNDG comes from the coding sequence ATGCCGGTTGTGAACCGAATTGCCGACTATGCCGACGAGATGAAGACCTGGCGTCGGCATCTGCACCAGATCCCCGAGTTGGCGCTGGACCTGCCAAAAACCGCGGCCTTTGTCGCTGAGCGGCTGCGCGAATTTGGTGTGGATGAGCTGCATGAGGGAATCGCGACCAGCGGTATGGTGGCGATCATCAACGGGCAGGGCAATGACGCAGGCGACGGGCCGACCATTGGGTTGCGCGCCGATATGGACGCGCTGCCCATCCCGGAAGAAACGGGGGTCGACTATGTCTCAGGTCATGCGGGCAATATGCACGCCTGTGGTCACGATGGTCACACCACCATGCTTTTGGGGGCCGCGAAATACCTCGCGGAGACGCGGAATTTCAAAGGCCGCGTGGCGCTGATCTTCCAGCCTGCGGAGGAAGCCATCGGCGGCGCCCGCATCATGGTCGAAGAGGGCATCATGGAGCGGTTCAACATTGGTGAGGTCTATGCGCTGCATAATGCGCCGGGCCTGCCTGTTGGGGCCTTTGCCACCACGCCGGGGCCGTTGATGGCGGCAGTTGATACCTTCCACATCAATATTCAGGGCGTCGGCGGCCATGGGGCCATGCCGCATGAAACCCGCGATCCGGTGATGGCGGCCTGCGGCATGGCGCAGGCGATCCAGACGATTGTGTCGCGCAACCACTATGCGCTGGACGATCTCGTGGTCTCTGTCACCCAGATCCACACCGGCACCGTCGATAACGTGATCCCTGACACCGCCTATATCAACGGCACCGTGCGCACCTTTGATCCGCGTGTGCAGGAGATGGTGATGCGGCGGATGAAGGAAATTGTTGCGGGGCAGGCAGCAAGCTACGGTGTTGAGGCTGAGCTGGACTATGAGGTGGGTTACCCTGCCACCATCAATGACGCGTCCAAGACGGGTTTTGCGGCCAGCGTCGCGGGCGAGGTTGCGGGTCCTGAGAATGTGGAGGCCGAGGCCGGGCGCGAAATGGGGGCGGAGGATTTCTCCTACATGCTTCAGGCCCGCCCCGGTGCCTATCTGTTTCTGGGGCAGGGCGACAGCGCCGGGCTGCATCATCCGAAGTACGATTTCAACGATGAGATCGCGCCGATTGGGGCGTCGTTTTTCGCCCGTCTGGTCGAGAGAGCACAGCCAGCGGTCAACGCATCCAACGACGGGTGA